The sequence CTTTATTTAGTTAATAAAATTAATAATAGTAATCTAGCAAAATTAGAAACTAATCTTCATTTTGATTTGGTTGTTTTAAACAAAAATGAAGATTTAACAAAAGATATATTAAATAAAACAATTTCACAATTACATTTGTCTACTTTTCAAAAAAAGGGATCAAAAGTTTTAGTGATTAAAAATGTTGAACAAATCAATCATTGAATTGGTAATTCACTTTTAAAATTTATTGAAGAGCCAATTAATAACACCTTTATTATTTTAGAAACAGAAATGATAAACAAAGTGTTGCTAACAATTAGATCACGCTGTCAAATTATTAAATTGCAAGCTCAAAAAGTAATTAATAATTCTAATTTAAGCGATGAAAAATTTACATTGTGGACTAAGATTGCAATTTCACTTAAAGAAGAAAAAAATCTTGATTTTTTTGAAAATACTTTTTTTGAAATAGAAAAAGAAATTATAAAAGCAATGAATAATGCATGAAAATTAAAAATTTATTTGGATCAAAAGTTAGATAAGGAACAAAGTTTTTTCATAATGCAAATTTTTAGAAAAATGTTTTTAAAAATTATTAGCAAAGACTTTGATAACAACTTTTTTGTTGATGCAGTAGCAATAAAAAAAAGTGTAAATCATAAAATTGATTTTGTAAAAGTATGTCAGGAAATTCATCAATTTTTAGAAAATTTAATGACTAATGGCAATTTCTTTTTATTAAAAGAAAACTTTTTAATTAAATTGATGCAAGCTTATGGTGTAAATTATGCAAAATAAATATATTTATATAGTAGCAACTCCCATTGGTAACCTCAAAGACATTACTTTAAGAGCAATTGAAATTTTAAAAGAAGTTGATTACATCGCTGCAGAAGACACTAGAACAAGTCAAAAATTATTAAATCATTATCAAATTAAAAAACCATTAATTTCATTACATAAATTTAATGAACAAAAAGCAGCACAAAAAATTATTGACTTAGTAGAAGAAGGTAATGATTTGGCACTAATTTCTGATGCAGGAACACCTTTAATTTCTGACCCTGGAAATCTTTTAATTAAATTAGCGCGAGAAAATAATATTGAAATCCGTTCTATTCCGGGTCCTTCAGCTTTAACAAGTATAATTGCACTTTCGGGATTTTCAACCCCGATAACTTTTTTAGGTTTTTTAAAAGATAAAACAGGTCAAAGACAAAAACAAATTGCCTCACTGATTGAAGGAACTTATGTAATTTATGTAGCTCCTCATAAATTACGAAGTACTTTAGAAGATGTTGTAAATTTTTTAAATCCTAATTTACAACATCAGATTTTTTTAGCTAAGGAGTTAACTAAAAAATTTGAAAAACATTATTTTGGTAATGCTCATGATATTTTATTACAGCTTCCTGAAAACATCAAAGGTGAATATAGCTTAGCGATTTTTGTTTATCAAAACAAAATCACAAAAGAAAAAAATAATAAATACTCAAAATATTCAAAAAATGTTTTGAAGGAATATAATTAGTTAACTATGCCGATATTAAAAAAAGAAATTAAGATTTTATTCATAGGCGATGTTTTTGGAAAACCAGGAATTTTAGAAGTTAGTAAACAACTAAAAAATTTAAAGGCAAAATATCCTTATGACTTTGTAATTATTCAAGCAGAAAATGTCTCAGGACGTAAAGGCTTAAATAAAACTGATTATGAAACTTTAAAAAAAGCCGGAGTAAATGTTTTTACTTTAGGAAATCATGTTTGATCAAAAGAGGATATCAAACTTATTATCAATAATGAAGATGTTATTCGTCCTGCTAATATTGATAAAAGTTATGCCGGAGAAGGAAGTAGGTTATTTGATATTAATGGAGTAAAACTAAGAGTTACTTCATTAATGGGAATCGTTTTTAATCGTCTTTTACCACCTTGAGGTGAAGAATATGCTAATTCATTTTTTGATACAATGGACCAAATTCTTATGAATGATGATTCTGATTTTCATATTATTGATTTTCATGCTGAAACAACCAGTGAAAAAAATGTGTTAGGAATTTATTTAGATGGCAAAGTTTCAGCAGTTTTAGGTACCCATACTCATGTGCAAACAAATGATGCCCGCATTTTGGAAAAAGGCACAGCTTTTATAACTGACGTAGGAATGACAGGTCCTAGTAATTCAGCAATTGGTGCAAATTATGAAGAAGTTTATCAAAAAATGCGCTATAACACGCCCATCAGATTTAAAGTTTCTGATAATAAAGCGCAATTTAATGCAGTATTTCTTAAATTAAGAAAAAATAAAAAACATAAAATTCAACCCATTAATATTCTAGATTAGTTCCAAAACAATAAAAAAAATAAAAAATCCAAAGCA comes from Mycoplasma iguanae and encodes:
- the rsmI gene encoding 16S rRNA (cytidine(1402)-2'-O)-methyltransferase, whose amino-acid sequence is MQNKYIYIVATPIGNLKDITLRAIEILKEVDYIAAEDTRTSQKLLNHYQIKKPLISLHKFNEQKAAQKIIDLVEEGNDLALISDAGTPLISDPGNLLIKLARENNIEIRSIPGPSALTSIIALSGFSTPITFLGFLKDKTGQRQKQIASLIEGTYVIYVAPHKLRSTLEDVVNFLNPNLQHQIFLAKELTKKFEKHYFGNAHDILLQLPENIKGEYSLAIFVYQNKITKEKNNKYSKYSKNVLKEYN
- a CDS encoding TIGR00282 family metallophosphoesterase, which produces MPILKKEIKILFIGDVFGKPGILEVSKQLKNLKAKYPYDFVIIQAENVSGRKGLNKTDYETLKKAGVNVFTLGNHVWSKEDIKLIINNEDVIRPANIDKSYAGEGSRLFDINGVKLRVTSLMGIVFNRLLPPWGEEYANSFFDTMDQILMNDDSDFHIIDFHAETTSEKNVLGIYLDGKVSAVLGTHTHVQTNDARILEKGTAFITDVGMTGPSNSAIGANYEEVYQKMRYNTPIRFKVSDNKAQFNAVFLKLRKNKKHKIQPINILD